The proteins below come from a single Oxyura jamaicensis isolate SHBP4307 breed ruddy duck chromosome 1, BPBGC_Ojam_1.0, whole genome shotgun sequence genomic window:
- the WNT16 gene encoding protein Wnt-16, translating to MGRGAPLGRCLLRAALLLALCPGAAGGIWTWLGIAAAGGPEKTGCPSPPLNPRQQELCREKPELVPAIREGASLGLRECRSQFRHERWDCRPPPAAFGQQLSSGTKETAFIHAVTAAGLVHAVTRSCSAGNVTECSCDTSLQSGGSASEGWHWGGCSDDIHYGMSFSRRFLDVPVKNVTGKSGSGLAAMNRHNNEAGRQAVAKLMSVDCRCHGVSGSCAVKTCWKTMSSFEKIGRFLKDKYENSIQISDRLKKKLRRKEKSQRKIPIQKEDLLYVNKSPNYCVEDQKLGIPGTQGRECNRTSEGPDGCNLLCCGRGYNTHVVRHVERCDCKFIWCCYVRCRRCETMTDVHTCK from the exons ATGGGGCGCGGGGCCCCCCTCGGACGGTGCCTGCTGCGGGCGGCGCTGCTGCTCGCCCTCTGCCCCGGCGCCGCCGGCGGCATCTGGAC GTGGCTGGGCATCGCCGCCGCCGGCGGTCCGGAGAAAACGGGCTGCCCAAGCCCGCCGCTGAACCCccggcagcaggagctgtgcagggagaaGCCGGAGCTGGTGCCAGCCATCCGGGAGGGAGCGAGCCTCGGCCTCCGCGAGTGCCGCAGCCAGTTCCGACACGAGCGCTGGGActgccgccccccgcccgcagcCTTcgggcagcagctgagcagcg GCACGAAGGAGACTGCGTTCATACACGCGGTGACAGCAGCGGGCCTGGTGCATGCCGTGACGCGGTCCTGCAGCGCGGGCAACGTGACCGAGTGCTCCTGCGACACCAGCCTACAGAGCGGTGGCTCGGCCAGCGAGGGCTGGCACTGGGGCGGCTGCTCAGACGACATCCACTACGGGATGTCATTCAGCAGGAGGTTCCTGGATGTGCCCGTGAAGAACGTAACAGGCAAGAGTGGGAGCGGGCTGGCGGCGATGAACCGACACAACAACGAGGCTGGGAGGCAG GCTGTAGCAAAGCTGATGTCAGTGGACTGCCGCTGTCATGGTGTTTCTGGGTCCTGTGCCGTGAAGACGTGCTGGAAAACCATGTCCTCCTTTGAGAAGATTGGCCGTTTTTTAAAGGATAAGTATGAAAACAGCATACAGATATctgacagactgaaaaaaaagttacgcaggaaagagaaaagccagCGAAAAATACCGATCCAGAAGGAAGACCTGCTGTATGTGAACAAATCGCCCAATTACTGCGTAGAAGATCAAAAGCTGGGAATCCCTGGGACTCAGGGGAGGGAATGCAACCGCACATCAGAGGGACCTGACGGCTGCAACCTCCTGTGCTGTGGGCGCGGGTACAACACTCATGTGGTCAGGCACGTGGAAAGGTGCGACTGCAAGTTCATCTGGTGCTGCTATGTGCGCTGCCGGAGGTGTGAGACCATGACCGACGTACATACCTGCAAATAA